A stretch of Apostichopus japonicus isolate 1M-3 chromosome 9, ASM3797524v1, whole genome shotgun sequence DNA encodes these proteins:
- the LOC139973585 gene encoding ectonucleotide pyrophosphatase/phosphodiesterase family member 7-like codes for MATSYLSMFIAVFLLVIPSALSSPRTSSHGYAVTPKPKLLVVLLDGLRWDHFGLDLEHLNKIAQSGVKAEWMEPVFITMSLPSMISIATGLYPESHGVVHNLYYDPDTKNQTNTYQETLNVTEWFDAGAEPIWVTALKNGLKVSSIFYPGTYVPIKGYKPDISVPITRWHYFNYPKEKRIDDTISWLTEKDYDMSLLYFADPDVPLHLFGIGNENSTYLTLALDHYMGYLFQQIQEKQLQETLNVIIVSDHGHANVNQTNIIELYDYINESDVDFVIGNYGPTFQLRPKEGKFEKVYNALKDTHPNLHVYKKEEIPERFHYGKHSRVLPIFGYVDPTWEVFTRYDPAKTYKSDHGYDNEAVDMRGIFYGHGPFFKQGHRAKPLKSIDLYEMMCEILNVEPAPNNGSRCRYEDMKRPAEEGVPCATCVSSRTFVNLTVLVGAFLFALFADGSFRTQFPRW; via the exons ATGGCGACTTCCTATTTGTCGATGTTTATCGCGGTTTTCCTGCTGGTCATCCCGTCAGCCTTATCATCTCCACGAACATCATCACACGGCTATGCTGTAACG CCGAAACCGAAATTATTAGTGGTTCTTCTTGATGGGCTGAGATGGGACCACTTTGGTCTAGATCTTGAACATCTGAACAAGATTGCACAGTCTGGAGTTAAAGCGGAGTGGATGGAACCTGTTTTTATAACGATGTCTCTACCGAGCATGATTTCAATAGCCACTG GCCTCTACCCAGAAAGTCACGGTGTCGTTCATAACCTGTACTACGACCCAGATACCAAGAACCAAACTAACACATACCAGGAGACGCTGAATGTAACTGAGTGGTTCGACGCCGGGGCTGAACCGATTTGGGTCACAGCTTTGAAAAACGGTCTCAAGGTGTCCAGTATCTTCTACCCCGGTACTTACGTACCGATAAAAGGATACAAACCGGATATTAGTGTTCCGATTACCCGTTGGCATTATTTCAATTACCCGAAGGAAAAACGTATAGACGATACAATATCGTGGTTAACCGAGAAAGATTACGATATGTCGTTGTTGTATTTTGCCGATCCCGATGTACCGCTTCACTTATTCGGTATCGGGAATGAGAATTCGACCTATCTAACTCTAGCCTTGGATCATTACATGGGGTACTTATTTCAGCAGATTCAGGAAAAACAACTACAGGAAACTCTTAATGTGATCATTGTCAGCGATCACGGACATGCCAATGTTAACCAAACTAACATAATAGAACTGTATGACTACATCAACGAATCAGATGTGGACTTTGTGATCGGTAACTATGGACCCACTTTCCAACTTCGGCCAAAGGAGGGAAAATTCGAAAAG GTTTACAATGCATTGAAAGACACTCATCCTAACTTACATGTttacaagaaagaagaaattcCAGAGCGGTTCCATTATGGCAAACATTCAAGAGTCCTTCCCATCTTTGGTTATGTCGATCCCACTTGGGAGGTGTTTACG AGATACGATCCTGCAAAGACCTACAAATCTGATCATGGATACGACAATGAAGCTGTTGATATGAGGGGCATTTTCTACGGCCATGGTCCATTCTTCAAACAGGGCCATCGAGCAAAACCATTGAAATCC ATCGATCTGTACGAGATGATGTGTGAGATACTGAATGTCGAACCAGCGCCGAATAATGGATCGAGATGCAGATACGAAGACATGAAACGCCCAGCAGAAGAAGGTGTCCCATGTGCTACTTGTGTGTCATCGAGAACTTTTGTCAACTTAACTGTGTTGGTTGGCGCCTTCTTATTCGCCCTCTTTGCCGATGGTTCATTTCGGACACAATTTCCCCGTTGGTGA